The following coding sequences are from one Bradyrhizobium sp. WSM471 window:
- a CDS encoding amidohydrolase family protein, with protein sequence MTTQPAFDLIFRNALLRGAADPMDIGVTRGRITAIEPTLACEAVEVDVGGRLALPGFVDSHIHLDKACLLGRCGHDHGSVSEAIRAVSGMKKDFTVEDVYERGARVLERAIVHGTTRMRTHVEIDPRIGLRGFEAVKALKRDYAWAIDLSLCVFPQEGLTNDPGSEELLIQALRDGGEVIGGCPYTDTDPNAHLARIFDLAEAFDVDVDLHLDFDLDPSWWHLDEVCRQTERRNYGGRVAIGHATKLSALPPERLRAATAQLVKAGVAVTVLPATDLYLMGREATHNAPRGLTLAHKLAGEGVVCSVATNNVLNPFTPFGDASLLRMANFYANVAHASVNDFDTCLDLVTELPARLMNLGDYGIKVGNPADLVVLDTQDSRFAIAELPDIVMGFKRGRQTFARQRPTLFGPGS encoded by the coding sequence ATGACCACGCAACCCGCCTTTGACCTCATCTTTCGCAACGCCTTGCTGCGTGGTGCCGCCGACCCAATGGACATCGGCGTCACGCGCGGCCGGATCACCGCCATCGAACCGACGCTCGCCTGCGAGGCCGTCGAGGTCGATGTCGGCGGGCGCCTCGCCCTGCCCGGCTTCGTGGACAGCCACATCCATCTGGACAAGGCCTGCCTGCTCGGCCGCTGCGGGCATGATCACGGCAGCGTCTCGGAAGCGATCCGCGCCGTCTCCGGGATGAAGAAGGACTTTACGGTAGAGGACGTATATGAACGCGGCGCCCGGGTGCTCGAACGTGCCATCGTCCACGGCACCACGCGCATGCGAACCCACGTCGAGATCGATCCGCGCATCGGCTTGCGCGGCTTCGAGGCGGTGAAGGCGCTGAAGCGTGACTATGCCTGGGCGATCGACCTGTCGCTCTGCGTCTTTCCGCAGGAAGGCCTCACCAACGATCCCGGCAGCGAGGAGCTTCTGATCCAGGCGCTGCGCGACGGCGGCGAGGTGATCGGCGGCTGTCCCTACACGGACACCGACCCGAACGCCCATCTCGCACGCATCTTCGACCTCGCCGAGGCGTTCGACGTGGACGTCGATCTCCATCTCGATTTCGATCTCGATCCCTCCTGGTGGCACCTCGACGAGGTCTGCCGGCAGACCGAGCGGCGCAACTACGGGGGGCGCGTGGCAATCGGCCATGCGACGAAACTCTCCGCACTGCCACCGGAGCGGCTGAGGGCCGCCACCGCGCAACTCGTGAAGGCTGGCGTTGCCGTCACCGTGCTGCCGGCGACCGATCTCTATCTGATGGGGCGCGAGGCGACCCACAACGCGCCACGCGGGTTGACGCTCGCCCACAAGCTCGCAGGCGAAGGCGTGGTGTGCTCGGTCGCGACCAACAACGTGCTCAATCCCTTCACGCCGTTCGGCGACGCCTCACTGCTGCGAATGGCGAATTTCTACGCCAACGTGGCGCATGCCTCGGTCAACGACTTCGATACCTGCCTTGATCTCGTGACCGAGCTGCCGGCGCGGCTGATGAACCTCGGGGATTACGGCATCAAGGTCGGAAACCCTGCCGATCTCGTCGTGCTCGATACGCAAGACAGCCGCTTCGCGATCGCCGAGCTGCCGGATATCGTGATGGGCTTCAAGCGGGGTCGGCAGACTTTTGCACGGCAACGGCCCACTCTATTTGGCCCCGGCTCCTGA
- a CDS encoding nuclear transport factor 2 family protein, translating to MSATAKAEAGPSSDAEIVEAYLTASMIPDPDTAAAYMAPGTVITFTGGREFDHPRGPTGFNAKRYRWVKKKMDRFDVCPGDGETVVYSVGTLYGEWMDGTPFEGNRYVDRFVVRNGQITKMDVWNDSAERILVQRGIDA from the coding sequence ATGTCCGCTACCGCAAAAGCCGAAGCCGGTCCGTCGTCCGATGCCGAGATCGTGGAAGCCTATCTCACGGCGTCGATGATCCCCGATCCGGACACCGCGGCGGCCTATATGGCGCCCGGCACGGTGATCACCTTTACCGGCGGGCGCGAGTTCGATCATCCGCGTGGCCCGACCGGGTTCAACGCCAAGCGCTACCGCTGGGTCAAGAAGAAGATGGACCGGTTCGACGTCTGCCCCGGCGACGGCGAGACCGTGGTCTATAGTGTGGGCACGCTCTACGGCGAATGGATGGATGGGACCCCATTCGAGGGCAACCGCTACGTCGACCGCTTCGTCGTACGGAACGGCCAGATCACCAAGATGGACGTCTGGAACGACAGCGCCGAGCGCATCCTGGTCCAGCGCGGCATCGACGCGTAA
- a CDS encoding amino acid ABC transporter substrate-binding protein, with protein sequence MRLPTVVLALTCLATAASAEDLSGTLQKVKETKKITLGYQEASVPFSYLDGNQKPVGFAMDICLRIVDAVKKQLGMPDIAVDTLAVTSSNRIPLMVNGTLDLHCSATTNNADRQKQVAFTNTHFLSATRFAAKKAAKINTIDDLKGKAVTAVAGSVNLTQLAKVNTERNLGINVMPAKDQAEAFLLLETDRAQAYALDDVQLAVAIARSKEPQLFMISEETFSKPEPYGIMLRREDAPFKALADRATAELYASQEIEVLYKKWLESPTPPNGLNYNVPMSGALRNAFKKPSSSFDPDVYVVN encoded by the coding sequence ATGCGTTTACCCACTGTTGTCCTGGCTCTCACATGTCTTGCAACTGCCGCCTCCGCCGAAGACCTGTCGGGCACGCTTCAGAAGGTCAAAGAGACCAAGAAGATCACGCTGGGCTATCAGGAGGCCTCGGTCCCATTCAGCTATCTCGACGGCAACCAGAAGCCGGTCGGCTTTGCCATGGATATCTGTCTCAGGATCGTGGATGCCGTGAAGAAGCAGCTCGGCATGCCCGACATCGCCGTCGATACCCTCGCCGTGACGTCGTCGAACCGGATTCCGCTGATGGTCAACGGGACGCTCGACCTGCATTGCTCGGCGACCACCAACAATGCCGATCGCCAGAAGCAGGTCGCCTTCACCAACACGCACTTCCTTAGCGCAACGCGATTTGCGGCCAAGAAAGCCGCAAAAATCAACACCATCGATGATCTCAAGGGCAAGGCGGTGACGGCGGTGGCCGGCTCGGTCAACCTGACGCAGCTCGCCAAGGTCAACACCGAGCGCAATCTCGGCATCAACGTGATGCCGGCCAAGGACCAGGCCGAAGCCTTCCTGCTGCTGGAAACCGATCGCGCCCAGGCCTACGCGCTCGACGACGTGCAGCTCGCGGTCGCGATCGCGCGCTCGAAGGAGCCGCAGCTCTTCATGATCAGCGAGGAGACGTTCTCGAAGCCGGAGCCTTACGGGATCATGCTGCGGCGGGAAGACGCGCCGTTCAAGGCGCTCGCCGATCGCGCGACCGCGGAGCTGTACGCGAGCCAGGAGATCGAGGTCCTCTACAAGAAGTGGCTGGAATCGCCGACGCCGCCGAACGGCCTCAACTACAACGTCCCGATGTCGGGCGCCTTGCGCAACGCCTTTAAAAAGCCGAGCTCAAGCTTCGACCCGGATGTCTACGTGGTGAACTGA